One Tolypothrix bouteillei VB521301 DNA window includes the following coding sequences:
- a CDS encoding RNA-guided endonuclease InsQ/TnpB family protein, with translation MKARYQFRFYPTDQQQQSLAQLFGCVRVVWNDALAICKQSEKLPSNNDLQKLVITQAKKTDERSWLSNVSNIPLQQSVADLGVAYKNFFDSLKGKRKGTAVATTLGTPATRCLKKVGTPKFKKKTGRQSARFRIGGFSIKGDEVYLAKIGNVKPVWSRQLPSGFASFDSTETAKTRTCSPSAPSSVTVIKDCANRYFLSFVVEIAPIQVNAKNQSIGIDLGLKTFAVMSNGEVATSPNYLKKDRKIRQLQRQLARQQSWSKRREVTRLKIAKRHNQIADTRKDFLHKLSTKVVSENQTIVLEDLNVSGMVKNRKLARAISLQGWREFRVLCEAKSEKLNREFRVISRWEPTSQTCSCCGYRWGKIDLSVRSVLCLNCGTEHDRDENACRNIEMVGMGHRHDLKRTQRQSQTTTVASVDEVSRITAPLGR, from the coding sequence ATGAAAGCCAGGTATCAATTCCGTTTCTACCCAACAGACCAACAGCAACAGAGTTTAGCTCAGTTGTTTGGCTGTGTGCGCGTAGTTTGGAATGATGCGTTGGCTATCTGTAAGCAGTCTGAAAAGTTGCCCAGTAACAACGACTTGCAAAAGTTGGTGATTACGCAAGCTAAAAAGACTGATGAAAGATCGTGGTTGTCTAATGTTTCTAACATTCCATTACAGCAGTCTGTTGCTGATTTAGGTGTTGCCTACAAGAACTTTTTTGATTCACTCAAAGGTAAAAGAAAAGGTACGGCAGTCGCTACAACGCTTGGAACCCCCGCAACGCGCTGCCTCAAAAAAGTAGGTACTCCCAAGTTTAAAAAGAAAACAGGGAGACAATCAGCACGGTTTAGAATTGGTGGATTTTCTATCAAAGGAGATGAAGTGTACTTGGCAAAGATTGGCAATGTTAAGCCAGTTTGGTCAAGACAACTACCCTCCGGGTTCGCAAGTTTCGACTCGACGGAAACCGCCAAGACTCGAACTTGCTCACCATCTGCACCAAGCAGCGTAACAGTCATCAAAGATTGTGCTAATCGTTATTTCCTCAGTTTCGTTGTAGAGATAGCTCCTATTCAAGTCAACGCTAAAAACCAAAGCATTGGCATTGATTTAGGTCTTAAAACTTTTGCGGTCATGAGTAATGGCGAAGTAGCAACTAGCCCAAATTACTTAAAGAAAGACCGTAAAATTCGCCAACTACAACGCCAACTAGCAAGACAACAATCATGGTCTAAACGCCGTGAAGTTACTCGGTTAAAGATTGCTAAACGACACAATCAAATCGCTGATACCCGCAAAGATTTCCTGCATAAGTTATCAACCAAAGTAGTTAGCGAGAACCAAACTATTGTTTTGGAAGATTTAAACGTATCAGGAATGGTTAAAAACCGCAAACTTGCAAGAGCAATCAGCTTGCAGGGATGGCGAGAATTCCGGGTATTGTGCGAGGCTAAATCTGAAAAGCTTAACCGGGAATTCAGGGTGATTAGCAGATGGGAACCTACTAGTCAAACTTGCTCTTGCTGTGGGTATCGTTGGGGCAAAATTGATCTCTCTGTGCGTTCAGTATTGTGTCTAAATTGCGGTACTGAACACGACAGAGATGAGAATGCCTGTAGAAATATAGAAATGGTCGGCATGGGGCATCGGCACGACCTTAAACGGACACAGAGACAGAGTCAGACGACAACGGTCGCATCAGTCGATGAAGTGTCAAGAATCACCGCACCTTTAGGTCGGTGA
- the tnpA gene encoding IS200/IS605 family transposase has protein sequence MTSQFRRERHSVTDLKIHLVCVTKYRRSVFTKESLELIDKTFREVAKKMDFQVIEFSGEDNHVHALIEYPPKLSISQIVNALKGVSSRRYGQARYPKPNKDALWSPSYFAVSVGGAPIEVLKQYIRNQEKPS, from the coding sequence ATGACAAGCCAGTTTCGCAGGGAAAGACACTCTGTTACAGACTTAAAAATTCACTTGGTCTGCGTTACTAAGTATCGTAGGTCTGTATTTACAAAAGAAAGCCTTGAATTAATTGATAAGACGTTTAGAGAAGTAGCTAAAAAGATGGACTTTCAAGTAATTGAATTTAGCGGCGAGGATAATCATGTTCACGCACTTATTGAATACCCTCCTAAATTATCTATCTCTCAAATAGTTAATGCTTTAAAAGGTGTTTCAAGTCGCCGCTATGGACAAGCTCGATACCCGAAACCTAATAAAGATGCCTTATGGAGTCCTAGTTATTTTGCTGTGTCTGTAGGGGGTGCGCCAATTGAAGTTCTAAAGCAGTACATCAGGAATCAAGAAAAGCCGTCCTAG